A genomic region of Corticium candelabrum chromosome 22, ooCorCand1.1, whole genome shotgun sequence contains the following coding sequences:
- the LOC134197732 gene encoding zinc finger MYM-type protein 1-like: MKAETDYNLAAWLERKDNTYTSPTFQNEILKVMGLNLLRKLAAEFHKSSFMIVMADETRDASNTEQVVLVIRRVTGCFEVHEEFVGMYQVPCTDAETLTAIISDVFTRMNLTFKKLRGQCYDGARAMSGIKSGVAERIRKIEPRAIFTHCYGHSLSLAASDMVKQVKLLKDSLGVTHEITKLIKYSPRREEIFQRLKENLSSYSKTGIRILSLTRWTHVAGILRNCS, encoded by the exons ATGAAAGCTGAAACTGATTATAATTTAGCTGCATGGTTGGAGAGGAAGGATAACACCTACACGAGCCCCACCTTTCAGAACGAAATTCTCAAAGTAATGGGATTGAACCTGCTGAGGAAACTTGCTGCAGAGTTTCATAAATCTTCGTTCATGATCGTAATGGCAGATGAAACTAGAGATGCATCTAACACAGAACAGGTGGTTTTGGTGATCCGTAGGGTTACTGGATGCTTTGAAGTTCATGAGGAGTTTGTAGGCATGTATCAGGTACCATGTACTGATGCTGAGACTCTTACAGCAATAATCAGTGATGTTTTTACAAGAATGAACTTGACTTTCAAGAAATTGCGAGGCCAATGCTATGATGGGGCAAGAGCAATGAGTGGCATTAAAAGTGGCGTAGCTGAGCGAATACGCAAAATAGAGCCTAGAGCAATCTTTACCCATTGTTATGGCCATTCTCTCAGCCTTGCTGCTAGTGACATGGTAAAGCAGGTGAAGTTGTTGAAGGACTCACTAGGAGTTACCCATGAGATAACAAAACTCATCAAGTATTCTCCACGTCGGGAGGAAATATTCCAAAGGTTGAAAGAGAATCTTTCAAGCTACTCAAAGACTGGGATAAGAATTCTTTCTCTTACAAGATGGACT CACGTGGCAGGAATCCTTAGAAATTGTTCATGA
- the LOC134197624 gene encoding uncharacterized protein LOC134197624: MKARIHGVQAQMKTFQFFYGAVVGEKLLRHTDNLSKTLQHNQISAAGGQQLAQMTVRTLKTLCSEQAYDLFWFEVNKKAENLNIPEPELPHQRKRPPRLEEGATEPFFTVMSSLNTCKYTTRPLM, from the coding sequence ATGAAGGCCAGAATACATGGTGTGCAGGCACAGATGAAGACATTTCAGTTTTTCTACGGAGCTGTTGTTGGGGAGAAATTGTtgagacacactgacaaccTCAGCAAGACACTGCAACATAATCAAATATCTGCAGCAGGAGGTCAACAACTGGCACAGATGACTGTAAGGACGTTGAAAACGCTGTGCAGTGAACAAGCCTATGATTTGTTCTGGTTTGAAGTAAACAAGAAGGCTGAAAATCTCAATATTCCAGAACCTGAATTACCTCACCAGAGAAAACGCCCTCCGAGGTTGGAGGAAGGTGCCACAGAACCATTTTTCACGGTGATGTCAAGTCTTAATACTTGCAAATATACAACGAGGCCGTTgatgtaa